The Bombyx mori chromosome 28, ASM3026992v2 genomic interval CTCGACGCGGACGCGATACAGCTGAGGAACGCGCAAGCCGAGAAGGTGATCAATTGATTTCTAAAATGACGTCACGTCACATTTGTCCGGCGCGGTCCCGGGACCGATAGGGAAGTGTAGCGACTCTGACACTTTTCCACGCAGACATTTTGACATAGTTCaacttactagtggtcccccgatagtcgaaattcgactataattagttgaaattataaggTTCACTGttgtgattctattgtcaaagactattatgcttctatagtcacagatttcaccaaaactacactttagacaaatattattaaagacaaacaatatttaatcaatatttttttttaataaattttactggcTTGGGAAAAAAGTCCTTTAAGTCAAATCAGTATTTGTGTTTCTTCATCACTTCATTtcacattatttatattaaatcactgtgtttttaatgaatttgtatAGGGGTACGAAGCACTTTGGGTTGTTTAATAGTTCGCCTAAGCGGCGGGAGACATTGTTAGATAAAATATCGCACATAATATCACTCGAGAAAACTAAACGATgcaatatttaatctttttttttttaagagatgtTATGACCtcgtaactgagacctttaagtcatgtcttattttaatttatattattcatatttttatgaaaaatgatattatggagtgaaatgaaatgaagacaattaatttaaaaaataactaactaactaagcTAACATTTCCTACTTGTCTGAAGAGTTGTATTCTTGTCGGCAGGAAGCGGAGGCGCGTCGGCAGCGCTACCGGCTGGAGCTGAAGCGTCAGATACAAGAGCAGCAGAGGATCAAAGAAGAGAGGAAAAACAGagaaaagtaattttttttttcgaaaataatCAGTAGGTTTTTTGTCGAAAAGCATTTGGGCATTGCGGCCAGAGATCTCATGTCCCATGTCTCATGTCTCACGGCGGATGCCCTATCTCGATATGATGTCTATATACTCTGATGATAATACTATACTATTATCATCAGAGTCAGACCACACACACGCATAATGACcttaaatgataacacctaatgatctctcaacactagtccgcagcatctgttcacgacttaacccaacctaatctatctttagaaggagggagcctggagatcagtaatacaggtctttgaacctagtacagacttcagatCTTTcgaaggcttacaaaataaattataaggttaattttcatttgtatttgtactatacctttaagagagaaataaataaattattattattatattattattatcatcatatattattaataggagAGTTGTTCTGGTGGCAGGTTGTTGGAGCAAGCCGAGCTGCGTCGTCTGGAGGAGCAGCTGCGCGCGCTGCGGGCCGCCGCCGCCGTCAGTACACCCTCAACTCTATACTTACACATCAGCAACCATTAGAAATAACATCCTAAGAAGAAATGCGGGATTCAATatcaacgagctcacagcccacctggtgctgagtggttactggagcccatagacagctacaacgtgaatgcgccacccaccttgagatatgaattctaaggcctcagtatagttacaacggctgccccgtccttcaaaccgaaacgcattactgcttcacggcagatataggcggggtggtggtactgtaTTAGAGTGATGTAGGCAAAATAAAAGAGAagtgttcaagtcgacaattcgtgtaatcactatatagtataaaacaaagtcactttctctgtccctatatccctaagTATGctcaaatctttaaaactacgcaacggattttgatgcggtttttttttaatagatagagtgattgaagaggaatgtttatatgtataataacatccattaaatagtggagaaatcaataataaattacagcttccgaagcgaagcgagggcgggcaGCTagtactgttataatttagtgtgtgcagttacaaatataaggttaggcgtgCTGCACACTACagtacttacccgtgcagactcacaagacgtcctaccaattACCACTAGTATTGTTAAATTGAATACTACGAATTGTTTATAAAACCGGTCATAACACGAATCATCCACTTAAGTAAAACTATAGTTGGCACGACAACAAAAGTAATGTATTCGAATCGTTCGAAATCATACAATGACAACaagaaaaaaagacaaaattaaactgtaaaaataattttgattatatGTAGTCACAACATATTACAGAGGTTGACTAGGTTGACAGAGGTATCTAAAGTAATAGTCGAGATCTTTGGACCTTCTGTTTCTAATGTTTACAATCACTAGAATCAAACATTATTTGTGGTAGGACATATTTAGAATACTGCCCAGCCACTTTGTATCACGAAGCATATCGCggttttaaagtatttaaaagtataataataggtGAATACGTTCACTCATTCAACTAATAGCTTATACTGATTTGAATAATAAACCATCAATATATTGTTACTTAGAAagctaattaataattaaaaaaattccgaTTTTTAGGCAAAACAGAACACCGATGAATATCACAGGAAAATAACAGATCTACAGAACGACATAGATATAGAGAAGCATAATCTGTTCGTCGCTAGAACGAGAACGGACACGAAAAGAAACGCTGTCACATCTAGAAGCGATCCGCCAACTAGATCTGTGTGTCCCGCGGATAGGAAGCCCTACTCTACTAATATACCGGCGAATTCGATTTTCTCACCAGACTACGACGTGGACGCTTACCTGAGgcgtaatttgaattttaacgaCAATTTCAGTCGAGGATCTCCCAAAGAACCCACTGTTGACTACGGGCAGGCGATCAGAGAGGTCGCCGAATTCGATACGAATCGAAAATCGAATCGCTACAATATCGATTTCGCGTCAACATCGAATAAGAGTAAGATCGATTTGAATCGCATCCACCACGAAAACGCGAGAGATCCTCAAGAGATATTAATACACAAGAACACGTCATATAAAAAGCAAACGCAACACAACAAAACCGATAATGGTTCGAGTATCGATTTACCGATACCGGTTTTGAGGCACGTCCCTAAGAGTTACGATTCAAACGAGAGCAACAACAATTTGAGCGATGCCATGAAGAAAGTTGAAGCTAAATGGCAAGTGCCTGTCTCGCAGACTAATGTACTGAAGTCCTTGTCGAAGGGTGATGGGAGGAATATCAGCATCCTGACGCAGCTGGGCTCCATCAGGCGTCAGCTTCAGCTCGAACAGATGAAGCTAGACGGGATGCTGAACAAAGAAGACGCTATGAATACATTCGCAAGGAAAATATCCAACGGGAATTGATTTTCTACTGTGCGTTCTACACGCGCGATTATAATAACGAAAtcataatttactggtggtaggacctcttgtgagtccgcgcgggtaggtaccacggccccgcctatttctgccgtgaagcagtaatgcgattcggtttgaaaggcggggcagccgttgtaactatacttgagaccttagaactttatctcaaggtgggtggcgcatttacgtcgtagatgtctacgggctccagtaaccacttaaaactagctgggcggtgagctcgtctacccaactaagcattaaaaaaaagttatatattaACTTCGTTACATTCGAAATTTCCAATCGAAGTAATGACACCCTGGAATTAGactgattatttttaattataacacaaaatagaTAAAATTCACTTAGCATCGAGCtgataaaatgaatatatatttgGCTTTAGAGCGTTGAGATTTGGTAAAATGAAGCCGTTAAATACACGAAaggtaaaaaaaaggttaaaaaagaacaaaatatgACGAATGTACTTCCGAGCTTTGCTTCTACGCGAATAAAGGCGAAAGCAATATTATTGGTGCATAATAATAGTTCTATTATAGAGTATATAgcgtataaaatataaaatcgattttattttcaaatcgattatATTTTAGAATCGATTAATAATTCAATTTGCCCGGCTAATTTGAATgttagcttctttttttttttaattcacattcTATTATTGTGACGTCACAAAACGTCACAGAATCTCTTTAGAAGTGGccgtaattaatattattattgtattcgtCAAGTCTCTTTATGAATGTTGGACGACCTTTGTGTTATTCTACAAGTCAATTAatacaaacatatttacagGCGACTTTTGTAGTATAGTTACTgtatgcgcgcgagttcatgtcgaTCGGGTCCAGAGGCGACGCGCGGGGGGCAGCTCGCCCCACCTTCGCCCGCCTCCCCGCATTCGCCTGACGTCGAGTGTTGTTCTGACGGTTGTGACGCGCGATTATCGATATCATAATTTAAGCTATAgctattgtgttatttaaccatgactactccgcttccaacaagttcagatagaaaaaaa includes:
- the LOC101736163 gene encoding caldesmon isoform X1: MLSAIDLDKLIATKKQEIQKEKSILGLSCSHVVSKSEDTKENANNDTSQEKLKVENSVACDRDDSIEDKKERENKTLYELEEHIPPDLERYIRRYLGLPVMLKAGEYSPNNPLIRAERHTGDALLGLGEYERRRNTLRKIRQQQYREYLDEQAKKKKEAKEQAERERREREEKDRAREEKERLRLEIERENSPKRRASVNAIPKNVNCNKRAEVGAAEPLSVAVQTDSAELCRLSGCQLTEAERELSPRTARGPAPRASPWPAPPSPGDCDEECVKSNRAERAPGQHRTPSILDADAIQLRNAQAEKEAEARRQRYRLELKRQIQEQQRIKEERKNREKLLEQAELRRLEEQLRALRAAAAAKQNTDEYHRKITDLQNDIDIEKHNLFVARTRTDTKRNAVTSRSDPPTRSVCPADRKPYSTNIPANSIFSPDYDVDAYLRRNLNFNDNFSRGSPKEPTVDYGQAIREVAEFDTNRKSNRYNIDFASTSNKSKIDLNRIHHENARDPQEILIHKNTSYKKQTQHNKTDNGSSIDLPIPVLRHVPKSYDSNESNNNLSDAMKKVEAKWQVPVSQTNVLKSLSKGDGRNISILTQLGSIRRQLQLEQMKLDGMLNKEDAMNTFARKISNGN
- the LOC101736163 gene encoding histone-lysine N-methyltransferase, H3 lysine-79 specific isoform X2 gives rise to the protein MWYCNKIFGYNTKSGSEDTKENANNDTSQEKLKVENSVACDRDDSIEDKKERENKTLYELEEHIPPDLERYIRRYLGLPVMLKAGEYSPNNPLIRAERHTGDALLGLGEYERRRNTLRKIRQQQYREYLDEQAKKKKEAKEQAERERREREEKDRAREEKERLRLEIERENSPKRRASVNAIPKNVNCNKRAEVGAAEPLSVAVQTDSAELCRLSGCQLTEAERELSPRTARGPAPRASPWPAPPSPGDCDEECVKSNRAERAPGQHRTPSILDADAIQLRNAQAEKEAEARRQRYRLELKRQIQEQQRIKEERKNREKLLEQAELRRLEEQLRALRAAAAAKQNTDEYHRKITDLQNDIDIEKHNLFVARTRTDTKRNAVTSRSDPPTRSVCPADRKPYSTNIPANSIFSPDYDVDAYLRRNLNFNDNFSRGSPKEPTVDYGQAIREVAEFDTNRKSNRYNIDFASTSNKSKIDLNRIHHENARDPQEILIHKNTSYKKQTQHNKTDNGSSIDLPIPVLRHVPKSYDSNESNNNLSDAMKKVEAKWQVPVSQTNVLKSLSKGDGRNISILTQLGSIRRQLQLEQMKLDGMLNKEDAMNTFARKISNGN